A part of Anas acuta chromosome 26, bAnaAcu1.1, whole genome shotgun sequence genomic DNA contains:
- the GATAD2A gene encoding transcriptional repressor p66-alpha isoform X4: protein MTEEACRTRSQKRALEREVTHNDVDSKKLKMEKGLLGTDITAEGDMKIKTDPGAGKVQGLLKSGEVKATIKVEVQTGDEPVDMSTSKSEIKREKRVPSPDVIVLSDNEPSSPRMNGLTKIALKETNTEALMKSSPEERERMIKQLKEELRLEEAKLVLLKKLRQSQIQKETTTQKTSSTRIPGTVIPPPLVRGGQQTSSKLGTQQNTQIVMPPLVRGAQQIHNIRQHSSTGPPPLLLAPRASVPSVQIQGQRIIQQGLIRVANVPNTSLLVNIPQASPTSIKGTTVTSAQANATTTSAASIVNSNDSPASRQAAAKLALRKQLEKTLLEIPPPKPPAPEMNFLPSAANNEFIYLVGLEEVVQNLLETQGKVSVPVSSREPYMCAQCKTDFTCRWREEKNGTIMCETCMTSNQKKALKAEHTNRLKAAFVKALQQEQEIEQRILQQTASPVQTKSDPIVQHHSLKQTSSQMSRGPGAPRGVLHAFSQSPKLQNASSAAALGSRPGKHAERPVSKGSAAAWKKTPINTGGALPFVNPSLAVHKSSSAVDRQREYLLDMIPPRSIPQSATWK, encoded by the exons ATGACAGAGGAAGCATGCAGGACACGAAGTCAGAAACGAGCCTTAGAACGTGAGGTAACGCATAACGATGTGGACAgtaaaaaactaaaaatggagaaaggaCTATTAGGAACTGATATAACTGCGGAAGGcgacatgaaaataaaaacagatccCGGAGCTGGAAAAGTGCAAGGATTATTAAAAAGCGGAGAGGTGAAAGCGACCATTAAAGTGGAGGTTCAGACGGGAGATGAGCCTGTGGACATGAGTACTTCAAAAAG tgaaataaagagagaaaagagagtcCCCTCACCGGACGTTATAGTGTTATCGGACAATGAACCTTCTAGCCCTAGAATGAATGGTTTaacaaaaatagcattaaaagaGACCAACACGGAGGCACTCATG AAAAGCAGTCCTGAGGAACGTGAGAGAATGATTAAACAGCTAAAAGAAGAGTTACGGTTAGAAGAAGCAAAACTTGTTTTATTGAAAAAGCTACGGCAAAGTCAAATCCAGAAGGAGACCACTACTCAgaag ACCTCTTCTACACGTATACCAGGCACTGTTATTCCTCCTCCGTTGGTCCGTGGTGGGCAGCAGACTTCTTCAAAACTAGGAACTCAGCAAAACACACAGATCGTAATGCCGCCCCTTGTCAGAGGAGCGCAG CAAATCCACAACATCCGACAGCACTCCAGCACGGGGCCACCTCCGCTGCTGCTGGCGCCACGGGCATCGGTCCCCAGCGTACAAATTCAGGGGCAGAGAATTATCCAGCAGGGGCTGATCCGTGTCGCCAACGTCCCCAACACCAGCCTGCTTGTCAATATCCCGCAG GCCTCTCCGACTTCAATCAAAGGTACAACTGTGACGTCTGCTCAGGCGAACGCTACCACGACCAGCGCTGCTTCGATCGTCAACTCCAACGACTCGCCAGCCAGCCGGCAAGCTGCCGCCAAGCTCGCCTTGCGGAAGCAGCTGGAGAAGACGCTGCTGGAGATCCCTCCTCCCAAGCCTCCTGCACCAGAGATGAACTTCCTGCCCAGCGCAGCTAATAACGAATTTATTTACTTAGTTGGGTTGGAAGAAGTTGTGCAGAATTTGCTGGAAACTCAAG gTAAAGTTTCAGTTCCTGTCTCATCTCGTGAGCCCTACATGTGTGCTCAGTGTAAGACTGACTTCACCTGCCGttggagggaggagaagaacGGAACCATTATGTGTGAAACCTGTATGACATCAAATCAGAAAAAGGCCTTGAAAGCTGAGCACACTAACCGACTGAAGGCTGCCTTCGtaaaagcactgcagcaagAGCAGGAGATTGAGCAGAGGATACTGCAACAGACTGCGTCTCCCGTACAGACCAAGTCAGACCCCATAGTGCAGCACCACTCGCTCAAGCAG ACTTCTAGCCAGATGTctcgaggccctggagctccACGGGGAGTGTTGCATGCATTTAGCCAGTCACCCAAGTTGCAGAATGCATCGTCTGCAGCAGCACTTGGGAGTAGGCCAGGTAAGCATGCTGAGAGACCTGTCAGCAAGGGCAGCGCTGCCGCCTGGAAGAAGACTCCCATCAATACag GTGGGGCTTTACCTTTTGTTAATCCTAGTTTAGCTGTGCACAAGTCGTCTTCAGCAGTAGACCGCCAGCGTGAATATCTCCTGGATATGATTCCCCCACGGTCCATCCCACAGTCCGCCACGTGGAAGTAA
- the GATAD2A gene encoding transcriptional repressor p66-alpha isoform X1 — protein sequence MTEEACRTRSQKRALEREVTHNDVDSKKLKMEKGLLGTDITAEGDMKIKTDPGAGKVQGLLKSGEVKATIKVEVQTGDEPVDMSTSKSEIKREKRVPSPDVIVLSDNEPSSPRMNGLTKIALKETNTEALMKSSPEERERMIKQLKEELRLEEAKLVLLKKLRQSQIQKETTTQKPAGSSGSAVATPPPLVRGTQSVPAGKPSLQTSSTRIPGTVIPPPLVRGGQQTSSKLGTQQNTQIVMPPLVRGAQQIHNIRQHSSTGPPPLLLAPRASVPSVQIQGQRIIQQGLIRVANVPNTSLLVNIPQASPTSIKGTTVTSAQANATTTSAASIVNSNDSPASRQAAAKLALRKQLEKTLLEIPPPKPPAPEMNFLPSAANNEFIYLVGLEEVVQNLLETQGKVSVPVSSREPYMCAQCKTDFTCRWREEKNGTIMCETCMTSNQKKALKAEHTNRLKAAFVKALQQEQEIEQRILQQTASPVQTKSDPIVQHHSLKQTSSQMSRGPGAPRGVLHAFSQSPKLQNASSAAALGSRPGKHAERPVSKGSAAAWKKTPINTGGALPFVNPSLAVHKSSSAVDRQREYLLDMIPPRSIPQSATWK from the exons ATGACAGAGGAAGCATGCAGGACACGAAGTCAGAAACGAGCCTTAGAACGTGAGGTAACGCATAACGATGTGGACAgtaaaaaactaaaaatggagaaaggaCTATTAGGAACTGATATAACTGCGGAAGGcgacatgaaaataaaaacagatccCGGAGCTGGAAAAGTGCAAGGATTATTAAAAAGCGGAGAGGTGAAAGCGACCATTAAAGTGGAGGTTCAGACGGGAGATGAGCCTGTGGACATGAGTACTTCAAAAAG tgaaataaagagagaaaagagagtcCCCTCACCGGACGTTATAGTGTTATCGGACAATGAACCTTCTAGCCCTAGAATGAATGGTTTaacaaaaatagcattaaaagaGACCAACACGGAGGCACTCATG AAAAGCAGTCCTGAGGAACGTGAGAGAATGATTAAACAGCTAAAAGAAGAGTTACGGTTAGAAGAAGCAAAACTTGTTTTATTGAAAAAGCTACGGCAAAGTCAAATCCAGAAGGAGACCACTACTCAgaag CCTGCTGGTTCCTCTGGGAGTGCTGTGGCCACCCCTCCGCCCTTGGTGCGGGGCACGCAGAGTGTTCCTGCTGGCAAGCCGTCCCTGCAG ACCTCTTCTACACGTATACCAGGCACTGTTATTCCTCCTCCGTTGGTCCGTGGTGGGCAGCAGACTTCTTCAAAACTAGGAACTCAGCAAAACACACAGATCGTAATGCCGCCCCTTGTCAGAGGAGCGCAG CAAATCCACAACATCCGACAGCACTCCAGCACGGGGCCACCTCCGCTGCTGCTGGCGCCACGGGCATCGGTCCCCAGCGTACAAATTCAGGGGCAGAGAATTATCCAGCAGGGGCTGATCCGTGTCGCCAACGTCCCCAACACCAGCCTGCTTGTCAATATCCCGCAG GCCTCTCCGACTTCAATCAAAGGTACAACTGTGACGTCTGCTCAGGCGAACGCTACCACGACCAGCGCTGCTTCGATCGTCAACTCCAACGACTCGCCAGCCAGCCGGCAAGCTGCCGCCAAGCTCGCCTTGCGGAAGCAGCTGGAGAAGACGCTGCTGGAGATCCCTCCTCCCAAGCCTCCTGCACCAGAGATGAACTTCCTGCCCAGCGCAGCTAATAACGAATTTATTTACTTAGTTGGGTTGGAAGAAGTTGTGCAGAATTTGCTGGAAACTCAAG gTAAAGTTTCAGTTCCTGTCTCATCTCGTGAGCCCTACATGTGTGCTCAGTGTAAGACTGACTTCACCTGCCGttggagggaggagaagaacGGAACCATTATGTGTGAAACCTGTATGACATCAAATCAGAAAAAGGCCTTGAAAGCTGAGCACACTAACCGACTGAAGGCTGCCTTCGtaaaagcactgcagcaagAGCAGGAGATTGAGCAGAGGATACTGCAACAGACTGCGTCTCCCGTACAGACCAAGTCAGACCCCATAGTGCAGCACCACTCGCTCAAGCAG ACTTCTAGCCAGATGTctcgaggccctggagctccACGGGGAGTGTTGCATGCATTTAGCCAGTCACCCAAGTTGCAGAATGCATCGTCTGCAGCAGCACTTGGGAGTAGGCCAGGTAAGCATGCTGAGAGACCTGTCAGCAAGGGCAGCGCTGCCGCCTGGAAGAAGACTCCCATCAATACag GTGGGGCTTTACCTTTTGTTAATCCTAGTTTAGCTGTGCACAAGTCGTCTTCAGCAGTAGACCGCCAGCGTGAATATCTCCTGGATATGATTCCCCCACGGTCCATCCCACAGTCCGCCACGTGGAAGTAA
- the GATAD2A gene encoding transcriptional repressor p66-alpha isoform X2 yields MTEEACRTRSQKRALEREVTHNDVDSKKLKMEKGLLGTDITAEGDMKIKTDPGAGKVQGLLKSGEVKATIKVEVQTGDEPVDMSTSKSEIKREKRVPSPDVIVLSDNEPSSPRMNGLTKIALKETNTEALMKSSPEERERMIKQLKEELRLEEAKLVLLKKLRQSQIQKETTTQKPAGSSGSAVATPPPLVRGTQSVPAGKPSLQTSSTRIPGTVIPPPLVRGGQQTSSKLGTQQNTQIVMPPLVRGAQQIHNIRQHSSTGPPPLLLAPRASVPSVQIQGQRIIQQGLIRVANVPNTSLLVNIPQASPTSIKGTTVTSAQANATTTSAASIVNSNDSPASRQAAAKLALRKQLEKTLLEIPPPKPPAPEMNFLPSAANNEFIYLVGLEEVVQNLLETQGKVSVPVSSREPYMCAQCKTDFTCRWREEKNGTIMCETCMTSNQKKALKAEHTNRLKAAFVKALQQEQEIEQRILQQTASPVQTKSDPIVQHHSLKQTSSQMSRGPGAPRGVLHAFSQSPKLQNASSAAALGSRPAALCPTIIALWVRMLSLCPFLHEGLVMPQLCSPCGCWHLLLVWFVLLERGSQVLPHRKCCFTGL; encoded by the exons ATGACAGAGGAAGCATGCAGGACACGAAGTCAGAAACGAGCCTTAGAACGTGAGGTAACGCATAACGATGTGGACAgtaaaaaactaaaaatggagaaaggaCTATTAGGAACTGATATAACTGCGGAAGGcgacatgaaaataaaaacagatccCGGAGCTGGAAAAGTGCAAGGATTATTAAAAAGCGGAGAGGTGAAAGCGACCATTAAAGTGGAGGTTCAGACGGGAGATGAGCCTGTGGACATGAGTACTTCAAAAAG tgaaataaagagagaaaagagagtcCCCTCACCGGACGTTATAGTGTTATCGGACAATGAACCTTCTAGCCCTAGAATGAATGGTTTaacaaaaatagcattaaaagaGACCAACACGGAGGCACTCATG AAAAGCAGTCCTGAGGAACGTGAGAGAATGATTAAACAGCTAAAAGAAGAGTTACGGTTAGAAGAAGCAAAACTTGTTTTATTGAAAAAGCTACGGCAAAGTCAAATCCAGAAGGAGACCACTACTCAgaag CCTGCTGGTTCCTCTGGGAGTGCTGTGGCCACCCCTCCGCCCTTGGTGCGGGGCACGCAGAGTGTTCCTGCTGGCAAGCCGTCCCTGCAG ACCTCTTCTACACGTATACCAGGCACTGTTATTCCTCCTCCGTTGGTCCGTGGTGGGCAGCAGACTTCTTCAAAACTAGGAACTCAGCAAAACACACAGATCGTAATGCCGCCCCTTGTCAGAGGAGCGCAG CAAATCCACAACATCCGACAGCACTCCAGCACGGGGCCACCTCCGCTGCTGCTGGCGCCACGGGCATCGGTCCCCAGCGTACAAATTCAGGGGCAGAGAATTATCCAGCAGGGGCTGATCCGTGTCGCCAACGTCCCCAACACCAGCCTGCTTGTCAATATCCCGCAG GCCTCTCCGACTTCAATCAAAGGTACAACTGTGACGTCTGCTCAGGCGAACGCTACCACGACCAGCGCTGCTTCGATCGTCAACTCCAACGACTCGCCAGCCAGCCGGCAAGCTGCCGCCAAGCTCGCCTTGCGGAAGCAGCTGGAGAAGACGCTGCTGGAGATCCCTCCTCCCAAGCCTCCTGCACCAGAGATGAACTTCCTGCCCAGCGCAGCTAATAACGAATTTATTTACTTAGTTGGGTTGGAAGAAGTTGTGCAGAATTTGCTGGAAACTCAAG gTAAAGTTTCAGTTCCTGTCTCATCTCGTGAGCCCTACATGTGTGCTCAGTGTAAGACTGACTTCACCTGCCGttggagggaggagaagaacGGAACCATTATGTGTGAAACCTGTATGACATCAAATCAGAAAAAGGCCTTGAAAGCTGAGCACACTAACCGACTGAAGGCTGCCTTCGtaaaagcactgcagcaagAGCAGGAGATTGAGCAGAGGATACTGCAACAGACTGCGTCTCCCGTACAGACCAAGTCAGACCCCATAGTGCAGCACCACTCGCTCAAGCAG ACTTCTAGCCAGATGTctcgaggccctggagctccACGGGGAGTGTTGCATGCATTTAGCCAGTCACCCAAGTTGCAGAATGCATCGTCTGCAGCAGCACTTGGGAGTAGGCCAG CTGCACTCTGTCCAACAATCATAGCTCTTTGGGTAAGGATGCTTTCTCTTTGCCCCTTCCTGCATGAAGGCCTGGTGATGCCACAGCTCTGTTCTCCGTGTGGTTGTTGGCACTTGCTTTTGGTATGGTTTGTGCTCCTCGAAAGAGGCAGCCAAGTGCTACCTCATAGAAAGTGCTGCTTTACAGGGTTGTAA
- the GATAD2A gene encoding transcriptional repressor p66-alpha isoform X3, whose amino-acid sequence MTEEACRTRSQKRALEREVTHNDVDSKKLKMEKGLLGTDITAEGDMKIKTDPGAGKVQGLLKSGEVKATIKVEVQTGDEPVDMSTSKSEIKREKRVPSPDVIVLSDNEPSSPRMNGLTKIALKETNTEALMKSSPEERERMIKQLKEELRLEEAKLVLLKKLRQSQIQKETTTQKPAGSSGSAVATPPPLVRGTQSVPAGKPSLQTSSTRIPGTVIPPPLVRGGQQTSSKLGTQQNTQIVMPPLVRGAQQIHNIRQHSSTGPPPLLLAPRASVPSVQIQGQRIIQQGLIRVANVPNTSLLVNIPQASPTSIKGTTVTSAQANATTTSAASIVNSNDSPASRQAAAKLALRKQLEKTLLEIPPPKPPAPEMNFLPSAANNEFIYLVGLEEVVQNLLETQGKVSVPVSSREPYMCAQCKTDFTCRWREEKNGTIMCETCMTSNQKKALKAEHTNRLKAAFVKALQQEQEIEQRILQQTASPVQTKSDPIVQHHSLKQTSSQMSRGPGAPRGVLHAFSQSPKLQNASSAAALGSRPGGALPFVNPSLAVHKSSSAVDRQREYLLDMIPPRSIPQSATWK is encoded by the exons ATGACAGAGGAAGCATGCAGGACACGAAGTCAGAAACGAGCCTTAGAACGTGAGGTAACGCATAACGATGTGGACAgtaaaaaactaaaaatggagaaaggaCTATTAGGAACTGATATAACTGCGGAAGGcgacatgaaaataaaaacagatccCGGAGCTGGAAAAGTGCAAGGATTATTAAAAAGCGGAGAGGTGAAAGCGACCATTAAAGTGGAGGTTCAGACGGGAGATGAGCCTGTGGACATGAGTACTTCAAAAAG tgaaataaagagagaaaagagagtcCCCTCACCGGACGTTATAGTGTTATCGGACAATGAACCTTCTAGCCCTAGAATGAATGGTTTaacaaaaatagcattaaaagaGACCAACACGGAGGCACTCATG AAAAGCAGTCCTGAGGAACGTGAGAGAATGATTAAACAGCTAAAAGAAGAGTTACGGTTAGAAGAAGCAAAACTTGTTTTATTGAAAAAGCTACGGCAAAGTCAAATCCAGAAGGAGACCACTACTCAgaag CCTGCTGGTTCCTCTGGGAGTGCTGTGGCCACCCCTCCGCCCTTGGTGCGGGGCACGCAGAGTGTTCCTGCTGGCAAGCCGTCCCTGCAG ACCTCTTCTACACGTATACCAGGCACTGTTATTCCTCCTCCGTTGGTCCGTGGTGGGCAGCAGACTTCTTCAAAACTAGGAACTCAGCAAAACACACAGATCGTAATGCCGCCCCTTGTCAGAGGAGCGCAG CAAATCCACAACATCCGACAGCACTCCAGCACGGGGCCACCTCCGCTGCTGCTGGCGCCACGGGCATCGGTCCCCAGCGTACAAATTCAGGGGCAGAGAATTATCCAGCAGGGGCTGATCCGTGTCGCCAACGTCCCCAACACCAGCCTGCTTGTCAATATCCCGCAG GCCTCTCCGACTTCAATCAAAGGTACAACTGTGACGTCTGCTCAGGCGAACGCTACCACGACCAGCGCTGCTTCGATCGTCAACTCCAACGACTCGCCAGCCAGCCGGCAAGCTGCCGCCAAGCTCGCCTTGCGGAAGCAGCTGGAGAAGACGCTGCTGGAGATCCCTCCTCCCAAGCCTCCTGCACCAGAGATGAACTTCCTGCCCAGCGCAGCTAATAACGAATTTATTTACTTAGTTGGGTTGGAAGAAGTTGTGCAGAATTTGCTGGAAACTCAAG gTAAAGTTTCAGTTCCTGTCTCATCTCGTGAGCCCTACATGTGTGCTCAGTGTAAGACTGACTTCACCTGCCGttggagggaggagaagaacGGAACCATTATGTGTGAAACCTGTATGACATCAAATCAGAAAAAGGCCTTGAAAGCTGAGCACACTAACCGACTGAAGGCTGCCTTCGtaaaagcactgcagcaagAGCAGGAGATTGAGCAGAGGATACTGCAACAGACTGCGTCTCCCGTACAGACCAAGTCAGACCCCATAGTGCAGCACCACTCGCTCAAGCAG ACTTCTAGCCAGATGTctcgaggccctggagctccACGGGGAGTGTTGCATGCATTTAGCCAGTCACCCAAGTTGCAGAATGCATCGTCTGCAGCAGCACTTGGGAGTAGGCCAG GTGGGGCTTTACCTTTTGTTAATCCTAGTTTAGCTGTGCACAAGTCGTCTTCAGCAGTAGACCGCCAGCGTGAATATCTCCTGGATATGATTCCCCCACGGTCCATCCCACAGTCCGCCACGTGGAAGTAA
- the NDUFA13 gene encoding NADH dehydrogenase [ubiquinone] 1 alpha subcomplex subunit 13, giving the protein MAAPKVKQDMAPPGGYGPVDYKRHLPRRGLSGYSLFALGIGSLLLGYYTIVKWNRERRRLQIEDLEARIALMPLLQAEADRRILRQLRQNLDEEAKIMKDVPGWKVGESVFHTNRWVPPTLDELYYLRPPTQMDAEKFGLQYYV; this is encoded by the exons ATGGCGGCGCCGAAGGTGAAGCAGGACATGGCGCCGCCCGGCGGCTACGGGCCCGTGGACTACAAACGGCACCTCCCGCGCCGCGGCCTCTCAG GTTACAGCCTCTTCGCGCTCGGTATCGGCAGCCTCCTGCTGGGCTACTACACCATCGTCAAGTGGAACCGGGAGCGCAG gcGGCTGCAGATTGAGGACCTGGAGGCACGGATCGCGCTGATGCCGCTGCTGCAGGCGGAGGCCGACCGCAG GATCCTGCGGCAGCTGCGGCAGAACCTGGACGAGGAGGCCAAAATCATGAAGGACGTTCCCGGCTGGAAG gtcgGGGAATCCGTGTTCCACACCAACCGCTGGGTGCCGCCGACGCTGGACGAGCTGTACTACCTGCGCCCCCCCACCCAGATGGACGCCGAGAAGTTCGGGCTGCAGTACTACgtctga